Part of the Clostridium sporogenes genome, AAAATATTTATTAGATACTCTTTATATTATTATTTAATGTTTTTTTCAGCGTCTTTACTAAATTTAGTATTTACTATTTTATTAAATTCAGGTCTTTCAGGAATCAGCTCTTTGTCATAACTTTGAATTATGTCCATTAATTTATTTAAATTCTCTTCTTTTAAAGTAGGAGTGTTCGCAAAGGAATTTATTTTTTTATAGTTTTTTATAACATTTACAAGTATGTCTTCTTTGGCCCCAGGGAAGAAAGAAATTATAGATTTTGCTATTTCTTCTTCAGTATGTTTATTTATCCACTTTTGTGCTTTGTATATAGCATTTGTGAACTTTTGAATTGTCTCTGGATTTTTTTCCATATAAGATTTAGTACTGAAATAACAAGTATAAGGTATATTTCCAGCAGATTCACCTATAGATGCCACTATATGCCCAGCATTTTCTTTTTCAAGCATACTAGCAGTAGGTTCAAATAAAGCTACATAATCGGAAGTACCTGATTTAAAAGCACCAGCAGTGGCTGTAAAAGCTATATTTGTAATAAGTTCTACATCTGATTTAGGATTTATACCGTGATTTTTTAATACATATTCTAAAGACATTTCAGGCATACCACCAGGTCTTCCACCTATTATTTTTTTACCCTTTAAAGATTCCCACTTAAAGT contains:
- a CDS encoding ABC transporter substrate-binding protein, whose protein sequence is MKNKKITIISLLTLLVFSLTLFAGCNNKEEENKKLTKVRLNEVVRSVFYAPMYVAINEGMFKEEDIEIDLSTGQGADKTMQQVLSKSADIGLCGPEQIIYIYNQKREDYPVLFAQLTQSDGSFLVGKNKEDNFKWESLKGKKIIGGRPGGMPEMSLEYVLKNHGINPKSDVELITNIAFTATAGAFKSGTSDYVALFEPTASMLEKENAGHIVASIGESAGNIPYTCYFSTKSYMEKNPETIQKFTNAIYKAQKWINKHTEEEIAKSIISFFPGAKEDILVNVIKNYKKINSFANTPTLKEENLNKLMDIIQSYDKELIPERPEFNKIVNTKFSKDAEKNIK